In Zingiber officinale cultivar Zhangliang chromosome 8B, Zo_v1.1, whole genome shotgun sequence, a single genomic region encodes these proteins:
- the LOC122017502 gene encoding E3 ubiquitin-protein ligase AIRP2-like isoform X3, whose amino-acid sequence MFQSQLVPRPPSFRGSLKALEADINHANTLADAVQRAYGGACLQMRLSCSPLAPFFVYLMQWLDCTCSYALTSHLGLFQILVYKVYADGVTTISTFERRASIREFYGIIYPSLQQLEGNLAERELSKEKVRAKEIVGRKRAEDWKKIFNKDSDRDDECGICLEVCTKMVLPNCNHAMCMKCYRDWNVRSQSCPFCRGSIKRVRSRDLWVLTNKSDVVDTMTLEIDNLKRLYRRFEEKIVQIAKSRPFLVDWVW is encoded by the exons ATGTTTCAGAGCCAGCTGGTTCCCAGGCCGCCATCCTTCAGAGGCTCCCTCAAAGCCCTTGAAGCAGACATCAACCATGCCAACACCTT GGCGGATGCTGTTCAAAGAGCGTATGGTGGTGCTTGCCTTCAGATGAGGTTGTCGTGTAGCCCCTTGGCGCCGTTCTTTGTTTACCTAATGCAGTGGTTGGACTGCACTTGTTCTTATGCTCTAACTAGCCATTTAGGGCTTTTTCAAATACTTGTTTACAAG GTTTATGCAGATGGCGTGACCACCATATCTACTTTCGAAAGAAGGGCGAGTATTCGAGAATTCTATG GTATCATATATCCTTCCCTTCAACAGCTTGAAGGTAATTTAGCAGAGAGAGAGCTGTCAAAAGAGAAAGTCCGAGCAAAAGAGATAGTTGGTAGGAAAAGGGCAGAAGACTGgaagaaaattttcaataagGATTCAGACCGAGATGATGAATGTGGCATTTGTCTGGAAGTTTGCACCAAGATGGTGCTGCCAAACTGCAACCATGCCATGTGCATGAAATGCTATCGCGACTG GAATGTGAGATCTCAGTCCTGTCCCTTCTGTAGAGGAAGCATTAAGAGAGTGCGCTCAAGAGACCTGTGGGTGCTTACGAACAAGAGCGATGTGGTTGATACAATGACTTTGGAGATCGATAATTTGAAGCGCTTATACAG GAGATTCGAGGAGAAAATTGTACAGATTGCTAAAAGCCGACCTTTCCTTGTGGATTGGGTCTGGTAA
- the LOC122017502 gene encoding E3 ubiquitin-protein ligase AIRP2-like isoform X2 produces the protein MFQSQLVPRPPSFRGSLKALEADINHANTLADAVQRAYGGACLQMRLSCSPLAPFFVYLMQWLDCTCSYALTSHLGLFQILVYKVYADGVTTISTFERRASIREFYGIIYPSLQQLEGNLAERELSKEKVRAKEIVGRKRAEDWKKIFNKDSDRDDECGICLEVCTKMVLPNCNHAMCMKCYRDWNVRSQSCPFCRGSIKRVRSRDLWVLTNKSDVVDTMTLEIDNLKRLYRYIDSLPLIIPDTLFLVYYDYVV, from the exons ATGTTTCAGAGCCAGCTGGTTCCCAGGCCGCCATCCTTCAGAGGCTCCCTCAAAGCCCTTGAAGCAGACATCAACCATGCCAACACCTT GGCGGATGCTGTTCAAAGAGCGTATGGTGGTGCTTGCCTTCAGATGAGGTTGTCGTGTAGCCCCTTGGCGCCGTTCTTTGTTTACCTAATGCAGTGGTTGGACTGCACTTGTTCTTATGCTCTAACTAGCCATTTAGGGCTTTTTCAAATACTTGTTTACAAG GTTTATGCAGATGGCGTGACCACCATATCTACTTTCGAAAGAAGGGCGAGTATTCGAGAATTCTATG GTATCATATATCCTTCCCTTCAACAGCTTGAAGGTAATTTAGCAGAGAGAGAGCTGTCAAAAGAGAAAGTCCGAGCAAAAGAGATAGTTGGTAGGAAAAGGGCAGAAGACTGgaagaaaattttcaataagGATTCAGACCGAGATGATGAATGTGGCATTTGTCTGGAAGTTTGCACCAAGATGGTGCTGCCAAACTGCAACCATGCCATGTGCATGAAATGCTATCGCGACTG GAATGTGAGATCTCAGTCCTGTCCCTTCTGTAGAGGAAGCATTAAGAGAGTGCGCTCAAGAGACCTGTGGGTGCTTACGAACAAGAGCGATGTGGTTGATACAATGACTTTGGAGATCGATAATTTGAAGCGCTTATACAGGTATATAGATAGTTTGCCACTGATCATTCCAGATACTCTTTTCTTGGTTTACTACGATTATGTAGTATGA
- the LOC122017502 gene encoding E3 ubiquitin-protein ligase AIRP2-like isoform X4: MFQSQLVPRPPSFRGSLKALEADINHANTLADAVQRAYGGACLQMRLSCSPLAPFFVYLMQWLDCTCSYALTSHLGLFQILVYKVYADGVTTISTFERRASIREFYGIIYPSLQQLEGNLAERELSKEKVRAKEIVGRKRAEDWKKIFNKDSDRDDECGICLEVCTKMVLPNCNHAMCMKCYRDWNVRSQSCPFCRGSIKRVRSRDLWVLTNKSDVVDTMTLEIDNLKRLYRCYIPDMGQGASKG, encoded by the exons ATGTTTCAGAGCCAGCTGGTTCCCAGGCCGCCATCCTTCAGAGGCTCCCTCAAAGCCCTTGAAGCAGACATCAACCATGCCAACACCTT GGCGGATGCTGTTCAAAGAGCGTATGGTGGTGCTTGCCTTCAGATGAGGTTGTCGTGTAGCCCCTTGGCGCCGTTCTTTGTTTACCTAATGCAGTGGTTGGACTGCACTTGTTCTTATGCTCTAACTAGCCATTTAGGGCTTTTTCAAATACTTGTTTACAAG GTTTATGCAGATGGCGTGACCACCATATCTACTTTCGAAAGAAGGGCGAGTATTCGAGAATTCTATG GTATCATATATCCTTCCCTTCAACAGCTTGAAGGTAATTTAGCAGAGAGAGAGCTGTCAAAAGAGAAAGTCCGAGCAAAAGAGATAGTTGGTAGGAAAAGGGCAGAAGACTGgaagaaaattttcaataagGATTCAGACCGAGATGATGAATGTGGCATTTGTCTGGAAGTTTGCACCAAGATGGTGCTGCCAAACTGCAACCATGCCATGTGCATGAAATGCTATCGCGACTG GAATGTGAGATCTCAGTCCTGTCCCTTCTGTAGAGGAAGCATTAAGAGAGTGCGCTCAAGAGACCTGTGGGTGCTTACGAACAAGAGCGATGTGGTTGATACAATGACTTTGGAGATCGATAATTTGAAGCGCTTATACAG